In Actinoplanes derwentensis, the following proteins share a genomic window:
- a CDS encoding helix-turn-helix domain-containing protein: protein MSASETEPSVDLVTLGQRLRHLRKTRGMTLEQLSAAVGRAPSQLSLIENGKREPKLSVLQSIASALGVPMQDLLRPEAPSRRAGLEIELARAQQSPGYAALGLPAVKTGRRLPADALESLIGLHRELGRVLTEQSATPEVARRANAQLRADMRQRDNYFAEIEAAAAEVLRSVRHATGPLSQRGILDIAAQIGFSLHYVNDLPASTRSVTDLKNRRIYLPQVASGKGHDPRAVVLQTLGHFVLGHADPAGYGDFLRQRVEVNYFAAALLMPEKFAVDFLAAAKADRALAIDDFRDAFGVSYETAAHRFTNLATHHFGIPVHFARVHETGIVYKAYENDNVRFPSDVTGAIEGQPVCRKWASRTVFEAEDPYSSFYQFTDTTAGTYWCTVHVESTRAGEFSVTVGTPYEHARWFRGGDVSGRTVSNCPDPDCCRRPPAHLVDRWSGNAWPSARVHSHLLAALPPGTFPGVDNRDVYDFLDRRA from the coding sequence GTGAGCGCTTCCGAAACAGAGCCGTCCGTCGATCTGGTAACTCTCGGGCAACGGCTGCGTCATCTCCGCAAAACGCGTGGAATGACCCTGGAGCAGCTCAGTGCCGCCGTCGGCCGGGCCCCGTCCCAGCTGTCGCTGATCGAGAACGGCAAGCGCGAGCCCAAACTGTCGGTGCTCCAGTCGATCGCGAGCGCGCTGGGCGTACCCATGCAGGATCTGCTCCGCCCGGAAGCGCCGAGCCGCCGCGCCGGCCTGGAGATCGAACTCGCCCGCGCCCAGCAGAGCCCCGGCTACGCCGCGCTCGGACTCCCCGCCGTCAAAACCGGGCGGCGGCTGCCCGCCGACGCCCTGGAATCACTGATCGGCCTGCACCGCGAACTCGGCCGGGTGCTCACCGAGCAGAGCGCCACCCCCGAGGTGGCCCGGCGCGCCAACGCGCAACTGCGCGCCGACATGCGGCAGCGCGACAACTACTTCGCCGAGATCGAGGCGGCGGCGGCAGAAGTTCTTCGGTCGGTACGGCACGCCACCGGCCCGCTGTCGCAGCGCGGGATCCTCGACATCGCCGCCCAGATCGGGTTCAGCCTGCACTACGTCAACGACCTGCCGGCGTCCACCCGATCGGTCACCGACCTGAAGAACCGGCGCATCTACCTGCCCCAGGTGGCCAGCGGGAAAGGCCACGACCCGCGGGCCGTGGTGCTGCAGACCCTCGGGCACTTCGTGCTCGGGCACGCCGACCCGGCCGGTTACGGCGACTTCCTGCGACAGCGGGTCGAGGTCAACTATTTCGCGGCGGCGCTGCTGATGCCGGAGAAGTTCGCCGTCGACTTCCTCGCCGCCGCGAAAGCCGACCGGGCGCTGGCCATCGACGACTTCCGGGACGCGTTCGGGGTCTCCTACGAGACGGCGGCCCACCGGTTCACCAACCTGGCCACCCACCACTTCGGCATTCCGGTGCACTTCGCGCGGGTGCACGAGACCGGGATCGTCTACAAGGCGTACGAGAACGACAACGTGCGCTTCCCGTCCGATGTGACCGGCGCGATCGAGGGCCAGCCGGTGTGCCGCAAATGGGCGTCCCGGACGGTGTTCGAGGCCGAGGACCCGTATTCGTCGTTCTACCAGTTCACCGACACCACCGCCGGTACGTACTGGTGCACCGTGCACGTCGAGTCGACCCGGGCGGGGGAGTTCTCGGTGACCGTCGGAACACCGTACGAGCATGCCCGCTGGTTCCGTGGCGGCGACGTGTCCGGGCGTACCGTCTCGAACTGCCCCGACCCGGACTGTTGCCGCCGCCCACCCGCCCACCTGGTGGACCGCTGGTCCGGAAACGCCTGGCCCAGCGCCCGCGTCCACTCGCACCTGCTGGCCGCCCTGCCGCCGGGCACCTTCCCGGGCGTCGACAACCGTGACGTCTACGACTTCCTGGACCGGCGGGCCTAG
- a CDS encoding response regulator transcription factor → MRLLVVDDEATVRELLSDALRFAGFTVASAATGAEAVALAAREPPDLILLDVTLPGMDGFEVVRRMRATGGKVPVLFLSARDAPDDKVTGLSAGGDDYVTKPFHLRELIARIEAILRRAGSGPPSIGGLTLDPDTSEVTRDGRVVRLSPTEFRLLRHLIAHAGRVVSKPDLLAAVWRYDFAGDTGIVDTYVSYLRRKIDTSPPRLIHTQRGAGYVLKVPPP, encoded by the coding sequence ATGCGGCTGTTGGTGGTGGACGACGAGGCGACCGTTCGTGAGCTGCTGTCCGACGCGCTGCGCTTCGCCGGATTCACTGTCGCGTCGGCCGCCACCGGCGCCGAGGCGGTGGCCCTGGCGGCCCGTGAACCACCCGACTTGATCCTGCTGGACGTGACGCTGCCCGGCATGGACGGTTTCGAGGTGGTCCGCCGGATGCGTGCCACCGGTGGGAAGGTGCCGGTCCTCTTCCTCAGCGCCCGGGACGCCCCCGACGACAAGGTCACCGGGTTGTCAGCCGGCGGCGACGACTACGTGACCAAGCCCTTCCATCTGCGGGAGCTGATCGCCCGGATCGAGGCGATCCTGCGCCGGGCCGGGTCCGGCCCGCCGTCGATCGGCGGCCTGACACTCGACCCCGACACCAGTGAGGTGACCCGTGACGGCCGGGTGGTGCGCCTGTCACCGACCGAGTTCCGGCTGCTCCGTCACCTGATCGCCCATGCCGGCCGGGTCGTCTCCAAACCGGACCTGCTGGCCGCGGTCTGGCGCTACGACTTCGCCGGCGACACCGGCATCGTCGACACCTATGTGAGCTACCTCCGACGCAAGATCGACACCAGTCCTCCCCGGCTGATCCACACCCAGCGCGGTGCCGGTTACGTCCTGAAAGTCCCGCCACCATGA
- a CDS encoding sensor histidine kinase: MSDPGMAAVHRPILGSLRVRLLGITLVLLTAGLVTSGVLVAGVLRQHLVDRVDRQVSALAQLMARLDPTLVRALDQTGRARLLAGLDLVGDIDVVYLDDSGRVVHHTGTVTGGDSPQPPPPPAVLAGAPPTVLAGAPPTALAGAPPAVFPDGPPVGEGGGPHAVEGGEGSHWRRVVVARDDGVVAVSASLAAVDAIMTRLRLTGLIAGVVLILVLGVTGWLAIRAAFRPLRAIEETAAGIAGGDLSRRIPTLAAAGSETERLTTVLNGMLDRIEEGVTARAESEARMRRFAADVSHELRTPLFGIAGSAELYLMSRDTEPDQDGRRAEADQGGRTAEADQSGRMAEVDQGGRMAEVDRDGRMAEVDRAMRRIDTEARRLTSLVEDLLLLARLDEARAGATGGSPGRAPMDLRTLAVDAVDDLHALDPERPVSVTGLSGTGPPEAAPVLGDEARLRQIVTNLAGNVHAHTPPGSPVRIRTGRDGADAVLEFADSGPGIPPGESELVFERFHRGDTARSRPGGAGLGLAIVRSLVTAHGGVVRALSTPGGGATFHLRIPVRENTPECCGCAQVGPAGCPACSNFVD, from the coding sequence ATGAGTGACCCGGGCATGGCGGCGGTGCACCGCCCGATCCTGGGATCGTTGCGGGTCCGGCTGCTCGGGATCACCCTGGTGCTGCTCACCGCCGGGCTGGTGACCAGCGGCGTGCTGGTGGCCGGGGTGCTCCGGCAGCATCTCGTCGACCGGGTGGACCGGCAGGTGTCCGCGCTGGCACAACTCATGGCCCGGCTCGACCCCACGCTGGTCCGGGCCTTGGACCAGACCGGGCGGGCCCGGCTCCTCGCCGGCCTCGACCTGGTCGGCGACATCGACGTGGTCTACCTCGACGACTCCGGCCGGGTCGTGCACCACACCGGCACCGTCACCGGCGGCGATTCGCCCCAGCCCCCACCACCGCCAGCGGTCCTCGCTGGCGCCCCGCCCACCGTCCTCGCCGGTGCCCCGCCTACCGCTCTCGCCGGTGCCCCGCCCGCCGTCTTCCCCGACGGCCCGCCCGTCGGGGAAGGAGGAGGACCGCACGCTGTGGAGGGAGGCGAGGGCTCGCACTGGCGGCGGGTGGTCGTCGCGCGGGACGACGGTGTGGTCGCGGTGTCCGCGTCCCTCGCCGCCGTCGACGCCATCATGACCCGGTTGCGACTGACCGGGCTGATCGCAGGTGTGGTTTTGATCCTCGTGCTAGGAGTGACCGGGTGGTTGGCGATCCGGGCGGCGTTCCGGCCGCTGCGGGCCATCGAGGAGACCGCCGCCGGGATCGCGGGCGGTGATCTGAGCCGGCGCATCCCCACCCTGGCCGCCGCCGGGTCGGAGACCGAACGCCTCACCACCGTGCTCAACGGCATGCTCGACCGGATCGAGGAGGGCGTCACGGCACGGGCCGAATCCGAGGCGCGGATGCGGCGGTTCGCCGCGGACGTCAGCCACGAGCTACGCACTCCACTGTTCGGTATCGCCGGCTCCGCCGAGTTGTATCTGATGAGCCGCGACACCGAACCGGACCAGGACGGTCGCAGGGCGGAGGCGGACCAGGGCGGCCGCACGGCGGAGGCGGACCAGAGCGGCCGCATGGCAGAGGTGGACCAGGGTGGTCGCATGGCAGAGGTGGACCGGGACGGCCGCATGGCGGAGGTGGACCGGGCCATGCGGCGGATCGACACCGAGGCCCGCCGGCTCACCAGCCTGGTCGAAGACCTGCTGCTCCTGGCGCGCCTCGACGAGGCGCGGGCCGGTGCCACCGGAGGCTCGCCGGGCCGGGCGCCGATGGACCTGCGTACTCTCGCGGTGGACGCCGTCGACGATCTGCACGCCCTCGACCCGGAACGCCCGGTGAGCGTCACCGGTCTGTCCGGTACGGGCCCGCCCGAGGCCGCCCCGGTCCTGGGTGACGAGGCCCGGCTGCGGCAGATCGTCACCAACCTGGCCGGTAACGTGCACGCGCACACCCCGCCGGGGTCACCGGTCCGGATCCGGACCGGCCGGGACGGTGCCGACGCTGTCCTGGAGTTCGCCGACAGCGGTCCCGGAATCCCGCCCGGGGAGTCCGAACTGGTCTTCGAACGTTTCCACCGCGGCGACACCGCCCGTTCCCGGCCGGGTGGGGCGGGCCTCGGCCTGGCCATCGTCCGTTCGCTGGTCACCGCTCACGGTGGGGTCGTGCGGGCGCTGAGCACACCCGGCGGCGGGGCGACCTTCCACCTGCGGATCCCGGTCCGGGAGAACACACCGGAATGCTGCGGATGTGCCCAGGTGGGCCCGGCAGGCTGCCCGGCATGCTCGAACTTCGTGGACTGA
- a CDS encoding ABC transporter ATP-binding protein: protein MTAVDALTVEFRPGAVTGFLGPNGAGKTTTMLMVLGLLRPTAGTARVGGRPYHDLAEPMREVGAMLDAHAVHPGRSGRAHLRALAAGNRLPRARVDEVLDRVGLSAVAGRPAGVYSLGMRQRLGLAAALLGDPAVLLLDEPVNGLDPAGIAWLRTLLRDLAGEGRTVVLSSHLMSEMELTADRLVVIGHGRLVADTTLAAFLDRAAPAALLVRAAGDPVFDAALRAAGGAVRDLPEGGWLVSGLAAYEVGRLALAHGTVLTELTSRRDSLEDVFMSVTSFAGDLR, encoded by the coding sequence ATGACCGCCGTCGACGCTCTCACCGTCGAGTTCCGGCCGGGAGCGGTCACCGGCTTTCTCGGGCCCAACGGGGCCGGTAAGACCACCACGATGCTGATGGTGCTCGGGCTGCTCCGGCCGACCGCCGGGACGGCGCGGGTCGGTGGCCGCCCTTACCACGACCTCGCGGAGCCGATGCGGGAGGTCGGGGCGATGCTGGACGCGCACGCCGTACACCCGGGAAGGTCTGGCCGGGCTCATCTGCGTGCCCTCGCCGCGGGCAACCGGCTGCCGCGCGCCCGTGTCGACGAGGTCTTGGACCGGGTGGGGTTGAGCGCGGTGGCCGGGCGCCCGGCCGGGGTGTATTCGCTCGGCATGCGACAGCGGCTCGGTCTGGCCGCCGCTCTGCTCGGCGATCCGGCCGTGCTGCTGCTGGACGAGCCGGTGAACGGTCTCGATCCGGCCGGGATCGCCTGGTTGCGGACCCTGCTGCGGGATCTCGCGGGGGAGGGCCGCACGGTCGTGCTGTCCAGTCATCTGATGTCCGAGATGGAACTCACCGCCGACCGGCTGGTCGTCATCGGTCACGGTCGGCTCGTCGCCGACACCACTCTGGCCGCCTTCCTGGACCGGGCCGCGCCCGCGGCGCTGCTGGTCCGGGCCGCCGGTGATCCGGTTTTCGATGCGGCGCTGCGTGCCGCCGGTGGGGCGGTCCGTGACCTTCCGGAGGGCGGGTGGCTGGTGTCCGGGCTCGCCGCGTACGAGGTGGGCCGCCTCGCTCTCGCCCACGGCACCGTGCTGACCGAGCTGACCTCCCGCCGGGATTCGCTGGAGGACGTCTTCATGTCCGTCACGTCGTTCGCCGGAGACCTCCGATGA
- a CDS encoding DUF402 domain-containing protein, whose amino-acid sequence MNVEMRFTKWGGRRHWVYRLERLGEDEHGQWFGGRSGTVMRRGEDPPVVQPHDFVTLVPATGSWIAWFNAAGADTPIAVYIDVTTRPRVDDEAIHAVDLDLDVIRLWDGEVRVLDEDEFADHQVLYGYPPEVIEQARATTDELVTRLTAGVQPFETAARQRLAGFATG is encoded by the coding sequence ATGAACGTGGAGATGCGGTTCACCAAGTGGGGCGGGCGCCGGCACTGGGTCTACCGGCTGGAGCGCCTCGGCGAGGACGAGCACGGCCAGTGGTTCGGCGGGCGCAGCGGAACCGTGATGCGCCGTGGTGAGGATCCACCGGTCGTACAGCCGCACGACTTCGTCACGCTGGTGCCGGCCACCGGCTCCTGGATCGCCTGGTTCAACGCGGCCGGGGCGGACACCCCGATCGCCGTCTACATCGACGTCACCACCCGGCCGCGGGTCGACGACGAGGCGATCCACGCCGTGGACCTCGACCTGGACGTGATCCGGCTGTGGGACGGCGAGGTGCGGGTGCTCGACGAGGACGAGTTCGCCGACCACCAGGTGCTCTACGGCTACCCGCCGGAGGTGATCGAGCAGGCCCGGGCCACCACCGACGAACTGGTGACCCGGCTGACCGCGGGCGTCCAGCCGTTCGAGACCGCGGCCCGGCAGCGACTGGCCGGTTTCGCCACCGGTTGA
- a CDS encoding RidA family protein: MPTIEFPGTPAANGYSNVAVVGAGSRIVHTSGQVAVDADGKVPEGWEEQTRLVFQNLGAVLASAGAGWGDVVKLTYFVTGVDELPLVRRVRDEFVDVTQPPASSLVQVAGLFRPDLLIEIEAVAAIAS; the protein is encoded by the coding sequence ATGCCGACCATCGAGTTCCCTGGAACACCCGCCGCGAACGGATACAGCAACGTCGCCGTCGTCGGAGCGGGCAGCCGGATCGTGCACACCTCGGGTCAGGTGGCCGTCGACGCCGACGGCAAGGTCCCGGAAGGCTGGGAGGAGCAGACCCGGCTGGTCTTCCAGAACCTCGGTGCGGTCCTCGCGTCCGCCGGGGCGGGCTGGGGCGACGTGGTCAAACTGACCTACTTCGTCACCGGCGTCGACGAGTTGCCGCTGGTGCGGCGGGTCCGTGACGAGTTCGTCGACGTCACGCAGCCGCCGGCCAGTTCGCTGGTCCAGGTGGCCGGGCTGTTCCGGCCAGACCTGCTGATCGAGATCGAGGCCGTCGCCGCCATCGCCTCATGA
- a CDS encoding lytic polysaccharide monooxygenase, which translates to MRRRFTLSVLTGTAVAGSLLVAVSPASAHGYISSPPSRQANCASGAVSGCGDIVYEPQSVEAPKGSTQCNGGGSRFAVLNDTSKNWPAATVGTSVTFNWVLTARHSTSTWEYFIGGTRVASFNDGGAQPGATKSHTVSLAGFSGRQTVLARWNIADTINAFYSCVDVNIGGGGTPTPTPTPTPTVSPTPTPTPTASSGTTTWTAGTAYQVGARVTYNGVSYQCRQAHTALAGWEPPYTAALWAAV; encoded by the coding sequence ATGAGGCGCAGGTTCACCCTCTCCGTGCTGACCGGGACCGCGGTCGCCGGTTCCCTCCTGGTGGCCGTCTCCCCGGCGTCCGCCCACGGCTACATCTCGTCCCCGCCCAGCCGCCAAGCCAACTGCGCCAGCGGCGCGGTCTCCGGCTGCGGCGACATCGTCTACGAACCGCAGAGCGTGGAAGCCCCGAAAGGCTCGACGCAGTGCAACGGCGGCGGCAGCCGGTTCGCCGTCCTCAACGACACGTCGAAGAACTGGCCGGCCGCGACCGTCGGCACCAGCGTCACCTTCAACTGGGTGCTGACCGCCCGGCACTCCACCTCGACCTGGGAATACTTCATCGGCGGCACCCGGGTCGCGTCGTTCAACGACGGCGGCGCCCAGCCGGGTGCCACCAAGTCGCACACGGTGAGCCTGGCCGGGTTCAGTGGCCGGCAGACGGTGCTGGCCCGCTGGAACATCGCCGACACGATCAACGCGTTCTACTCGTGCGTCGACGTGAACATCGGCGGCGGCGGCACTCCGACGCCGACCCCGACCCCCACCCCGACGGTCAGCCCGACCCCCACCCCGACGCCGACGGCCTCCAGTGGGACGACGACGTGGACGGCCGGGACCGCGTACCAGGTCGGCGCCCGGGTGACCTACAACGGCGTCAGCTACCAGTGCCGGCAGGCGCACACCGCGCTCGCCGGCTGGGAACCCCCGTACACCGCGGCGCTGTGGGCCGCGGTCTAG
- a CDS encoding DUF305 domain-containing protein, giving the protein MGRGLALRAALVLLLSVAACGTPPAAAPNGTDVMFLQMGLVQIAEGDRVAQVTERRAADPEIRAVATELRAAWRTEVPMMRGWLQEWGKPREADPGDGPHAGHGALHALREEDFAGLSEFEGSEFDRAAVALLLGNLHNAMETIRMQAADGSYPQAVDLAERMTESRQHQIQRLLALAAGEKPEGEQDD; this is encoded by the coding sequence GTGGGCCGCGGTCTAGCGCTCCGGGCCGCCCTCGTACTCCTGCTGAGCGTTGCGGCCTGCGGGACACCGCCGGCCGCGGCGCCCAACGGCACCGATGTGATGTTCCTGCAGATGGGGCTGGTGCAGATCGCCGAGGGGGACCGGGTCGCCCAGGTCACCGAGCGGAGGGCGGCCGATCCGGAGATCCGGGCGGTCGCCACCGAACTGCGCGCCGCGTGGCGTACCGAGGTTCCGATGATGCGCGGCTGGCTGCAGGAGTGGGGGAAGCCACGGGAAGCCGATCCCGGCGACGGGCCGCACGCCGGGCACGGTGCCCTGCACGCGTTGCGTGAGGAGGACTTCGCCGGGCTGAGCGAGTTCGAGGGAAGTGAGTTCGACCGGGCCGCGGTGGCGTTGCTGCTCGGTAACCTGCACAACGCGATGGAGACCATCCGGATGCAGGCGGCCGATGGTTCGTACCCGCAAGCGGTTGATCTCGCCGAACGCATGACCGAGTCGCGGCAGCATCAGATCCAGCGCCTGCTCGCGCTGGCCGCGGGCGAAAAACCCGAGGGCGAACAAGACGATTGA
- a CDS encoding GNAT family N-acetyltransferase — translation MPELITPTTRLYESWTESRDEWGHDEHPPGAGLRATDEVGTAAGFAAWVARLRAAEVSVPDGWVRCSFRWIVEGDRYLGAIALRHELNDFLLDAGGHIGYGIRPSERKRGLATWALAEVLPLARELGLDRVLITCDDDNPASARVIERHGGVLEDVRDTTLGIVRRYWITL, via the coding sequence GTGCCCGAACTGATCACACCGACCACGCGACTGTACGAATCCTGGACCGAGTCCCGCGACGAGTGGGGCCACGACGAGCACCCGCCCGGCGCGGGTCTGCGGGCCACCGACGAGGTCGGCACGGCTGCCGGGTTCGCCGCCTGGGTCGCCCGCCTGCGTGCGGCGGAGGTGAGCGTGCCCGACGGCTGGGTGCGGTGCTCGTTCCGCTGGATCGTCGAGGGCGATCGTTATCTGGGCGCGATCGCCCTGCGTCACGAGCTGAACGACTTCCTACTCGACGCCGGCGGCCACATCGGGTACGGCATCCGCCCGTCGGAACGCAAGCGGGGCCTGGCCACATGGGCGCTGGCCGAAGTCCTGCCGCTGGCCCGTGAGCTGGGGCTGGACCGGGTGCTGATCACCTGTGACGACGACAATCCCGCCTCGGCGCGGGTGATCGAGCGCCACGGCGGTGTCCTGGAGGACGTGCGGGACACGACGCTCGGCATCGTCCGGCGTTACTGGATCACGCTGTAG
- a CDS encoding LysR family transcriptional regulator produces the protein MIDPRRLRVLSEVARHGSFNRAAAGLRLTPSAVSQQISALERAVGTAVVRRSTRGVELTDAGRVLIGAAETIDAELLTAEREIARLATERVESLTVATFTSGGQRILPHALIGFTTGHPAVELTVIESEPEESLPLVRSGAADLALVYHFDGPPPIPAGLDWLPLLDDPMWIVLPAGHRHAGRTSVAIAELAGERWVHGCMSISEMLDHYAALAGFQVETACRGTDYQFAQSLVRAGVGIAMIPEVALTADASGLTAARVAPPAPCRYVGAATSKRRRTDPLVTALLQTLRATVGALPATPLATA, from the coding sequence ATGATCGATCCGCGTCGTCTGCGCGTGCTCAGCGAGGTCGCCCGGCACGGCAGCTTCAACCGCGCGGCCGCCGGGCTGCGCCTCACCCCGTCCGCGGTCTCCCAGCAGATCAGCGCCCTGGAACGAGCCGTCGGCACGGCCGTCGTCCGGCGCAGCACCCGCGGCGTCGAACTCACCGACGCCGGCCGGGTCCTCATCGGCGCCGCGGAGACCATCGACGCCGAGCTGCTGACCGCCGAACGCGAGATCGCCCGGCTCGCCACCGAACGCGTCGAGAGCCTCACCGTGGCCACCTTCACCAGCGGCGGGCAGCGGATCCTGCCGCACGCGCTGATCGGGTTCACCACCGGCCATCCGGCGGTCGAACTGACCGTGATCGAGAGCGAACCGGAGGAGAGCCTGCCGCTGGTCCGCTCCGGGGCGGCCGACCTGGCGCTGGTCTACCACTTCGACGGGCCACCGCCGATCCCCGCCGGACTGGACTGGCTGCCACTGCTGGACGACCCGATGTGGATCGTCCTGCCGGCCGGGCACCGGCACGCCGGGCGCACCTCGGTAGCCATCGCCGAACTCGCCGGGGAACGCTGGGTGCACGGCTGCATGTCGATCAGCGAGATGCTCGACCACTACGCGGCCCTGGCCGGATTCCAGGTGGAGACCGCGTGCCGGGGCACCGACTACCAGTTCGCGCAGTCCCTGGTCCGGGCCGGCGTGGGCATCGCGATGATCCCGGAGGTGGCGCTCACCGCCGACGCCTCCGGGCTGACCGCGGCCCGGGTCGCCCCACCCGCGCCGTGCCGGTACGTCGGTGCGGCCACCTCGAAACGCCGCCGCACCGACCCCCTGGTCACGGCCCTGCTGCAGACGCTGCGCGCCACCGTCGGCGCCCTGCCCGCCACTCCCCTGGCTACAGCGTGA
- a CDS encoding DMT family transporter: MNRLAWYLFAAVSVLWGIPYFLIKIAIEDLSPLLVVAGRAAIAAAVLIPVALLRGTLGSLHGNFRTVALISAVHIIGPFLLITYGEQHITSSLTGILIAVEPVVIALMMARTEPLTPMRTAGLLTGFAGVVVLVGVDLGGDRWGLLGAGMVLLAAISYAWAVMLVQRRAAHLPPEALTVGTTVTTTVVLAPLSLLVLPTGPVGLDAWGALIALGVLCTAVALLAFYRLIALAGSNRAGLVTYVNPVVAVLLGVVLLNEPIGVGTVAGFALVVAGCWLSTRPTVALTRSSV, encoded by the coding sequence GTGAATCGTCTCGCCTGGTATCTCTTCGCCGCGGTCTCCGTCCTGTGGGGGATTCCGTACTTCCTCATCAAGATCGCGATCGAGGACCTGTCGCCGCTGCTGGTGGTCGCCGGTCGCGCCGCGATCGCCGCCGCCGTCCTGATCCCGGTCGCCCTGCTCCGCGGCACCCTCGGCTCGCTGCACGGCAACTTCCGGACCGTCGCGCTGATCTCGGCCGTGCACATCATCGGCCCGTTCCTGCTGATCACCTACGGCGAGCAGCACATCACCTCGTCGCTGACCGGCATCCTGATCGCCGTCGAACCGGTGGTCATCGCATTGATGATGGCGCGGACCGAGCCGCTCACCCCGATGCGGACGGCCGGGCTGCTGACCGGGTTCGCCGGTGTGGTCGTGCTGGTCGGGGTGGATCTGGGCGGCGACCGCTGGGGTCTGCTCGGTGCCGGGATGGTGCTGCTCGCCGCGATCAGTTACGCCTGGGCCGTCATGCTCGTGCAACGCCGGGCCGCGCATCTGCCGCCGGAGGCGCTCACCGTCGGCACCACGGTGACCACCACGGTCGTGCTGGCCCCGCTCAGTCTGCTGGTGCTGCCGACCGGGCCGGTGGGACTGGACGCCTGGGGTGCGCTGATCGCTCTCGGGGTGCTCTGCACGGCGGTGGCGCTGCTCGCGTTCTACCGTCTGATCGCCCTGGCCGGGTCGAACCGGGCGGGCCTGGTCACCTATGTCAACCCGGTGGTGGCGGTGCTGCTCGGTGTGGTCCTGCTCAATGAGCCGATCGGGGTGGGCACAGTGGCCGGTTTCGCGCTGGTGGTGGCCGGATGCTGGTTGTCCACCCGGCCGACGGTGGCACTGACCAGGTCCTCTGTCTAA
- a CDS encoding sulfotransferase family protein, producing MSSDRPIFVVGCPRSGTTMLQLMLHAHPRIALPPETRFLLAGYQKRAEFGDLTEAANREELARFIVTSAHFEDLGLDPEQTAEAIVAGPPTLGSAFGVVFRMYSERFGKPRWGDKRPLYLRHLPTIRRLFPDAQIINIMRDGRDCVASLKETPWKPSEFDTLIDYWAKSADASLMAARRYPKDVFHQVRYEDLVADPEPHLRRICDFLEEDYDPAMSTPNKLASVAVPEYKTWHTLTHQAPTTERIQSWRTRLTDEELRRCEAAFGEQLTKFGYRPSIPVPRTARMRSDAKLIARHRLGPARQAARNLFRPAEVAEPPVAALLTKGQLKGVAA from the coding sequence ATGTCGAGTGACCGCCCGATCTTCGTCGTCGGTTGTCCCCGGTCCGGTACGACGATGCTGCAACTGATGTTGCACGCGCATCCGCGGATCGCGCTGCCGCCGGAGACCCGCTTCCTGCTCGCGGGCTACCAGAAGCGCGCCGAGTTCGGTGACCTCACCGAGGCCGCCAACCGGGAGGAGCTGGCCCGCTTCATCGTCACGTCGGCACACTTCGAGGACCTGGGCCTGGACCCCGAGCAGACCGCCGAGGCGATCGTGGCCGGCCCGCCCACGCTCGGTTCGGCGTTCGGCGTCGTCTTCCGGATGTACTCGGAGCGGTTCGGCAAACCCCGCTGGGGCGACAAACGGCCGCTCTACCTGCGGCATCTGCCGACGATCCGGCGGCTCTTCCCGGACGCGCAGATCATCAACATCATGCGGGACGGGCGGGACTGCGTGGCTTCGCTCAAGGAGACGCCGTGGAAACCGTCCGAGTTCGACACCCTCATCGACTACTGGGCCAAGTCGGCCGACGCGTCGCTGATGGCCGCCCGGCGCTACCCGAAGGACGTCTTCCACCAGGTGCGTTATGAGGACCTGGTCGCCGACCCGGAACCGCATCTGCGCCGGATCTGTGACTTCCTGGAGGAGGACTACGACCCGGCGATGAGTACGCCGAACAAGCTCGCGTCGGTGGCCGTGCCCGAGTACAAGACCTGGCACACCCTCACCCACCAGGCGCCCACCACCGAACGGATCCAGAGCTGGCGCACCCGCCTCACCGACGAGGAACTGCGCCGGTGCGAGGCGGCGTTCGGTGAGCAGCTCACCAAGTTCGGGTACCGCCCGTCGATCCCGGTGCCACGCACCGCCCGGATGCGCTCGGACGCCAAACTGATCGCCCGGCACCGGCTCGGCCCGGCACGGCAGGCGGCCCGCAACCTGTTCCGCCCGGCCGAGGTGGCCGAGCCGCCGGTCGCCGCGCTGCTCACCAAGGGCCAGCTCAAAGGAGTCGCCGCCTAG